A single window of Candidatus Taylorbacteria bacterium DNA harbors:
- a CDS encoding UvrB/UvrC motif-containing protein, translating to MKGQELSKLKIPDAPGVYFFKRGETILYIGRATSLRDRVKSYFGKDLIKTRGVFLIDMVTLATTVECIQADSVLEGIILEANLIKKYQPKYNTLEKDDKSFNYVVFTDEEYPRVLMMRGKDLEDQVPKGKFKYIFGPYPQGGVLKEGMKIIRRIFGYRDKCTPVSDSPNGSNVTGKPCFNRQIGLCPGVCTGEISKKEYGRIIQNLKLFFEGKKGDLLKKLNREMKEYAKNLEFEKAQTTKKTIFALTHIQDVSLIKAERLDSYQGPTLIKPKGEGVFRMEGYDIAHMSGSNMGGVMVVLEENHIKKSDYRLFKIRGQKGVNDISALEETLNRRLNHSEWPYPNVIVVDGGIAQKRAAEALLAGRGFDIAVIAVTKNEKHRPESMLGLENIIQKYKKEILLLNSEAHRFAIKYHRKMRRGSFL from the coding sequence ATGAAGGGTCAAGAATTGTCAAAATTGAAAATTCCCGATGCTCCGGGAGTGTATTTCTTCAAGCGAGGAGAGACGATACTTTACATAGGGCGAGCAACGTCGCTTCGAGACCGCGTGAAGAGCTACTTTGGGAAAGATCTCATAAAAACGAGGGGAGTGTTTTTGATTGACATGGTAACCTTGGCGACTACCGTCGAATGTATTCAGGCGGACTCGGTGCTCGAAGGGATTATTCTCGAAGCCAATCTCATAAAAAAGTATCAGCCGAAATACAATACGCTGGAAAAGGATGATAAGAGCTTCAACTACGTTGTTTTCACTGATGAAGAATATCCGCGAGTGCTCATGATGCGGGGCAAAGACTTGGAAGACCAAGTTCCGAAGGGGAAATTCAAATATATTTTCGGCCCCTATCCGCAGGGCGGGGTTTTAAAAGAGGGGATGAAAATTATTCGTAGAATTTTTGGATATAGGGACAAGTGCACACCTGTTTCAGATTCTCCGAATGGAAGCAATGTGACAGGTAAACCTTGCTTCAATCGCCAGATAGGATTGTGCCCGGGGGTTTGTACCGGAGAAATCTCAAAGAAAGAGTACGGGCGGATTATTCAAAATCTCAAGCTTTTTTTTGAGGGAAAAAAGGGCGATCTCCTAAAAAAGTTGAACCGAGAGATGAAAGAATACGCAAAAAACCTGGAATTTGAAAAAGCTCAAACGACAAAAAAAACTATTTTTGCTCTAACCCATATTCAGGACGTGTCTCTCATAAAAGCGGAACGACTCGATTCATATCAAGGCCCGACCTTGATAAAACCGAAGGGTGAAGGAGTCTTTCGCATGGAAGGCTACGACATCGCTCACATGAGCGGAAGCAACATGGGAGGGGTGATGGTTGTGCTTGAAGAGAACCACATAAAAAAGTCCGACTATCGGTTGTTTAAAATTCGAGGCCAGAAGGGTGTAAACGATATTTCGGCTTTAGAAGAAACTCTCAATCGAAGACTTAATCACAGTGAATGGCCTTATCCCAATGTAATAGTCGTGGATGGAGGAATTGCACAAAAAAGAGCCGCCGAAGCGCTTTTAGCAGGCAGGGGATTTGATATTGCAGTCATTGCTGTCACGAAAAACGAAAAACATCGTCCGGAGTCCATGCTCGGACTAGAAAATATTATTCAAAAATACAAAAAAGAAATTCTCCTCCTAAACAGCGAAGCGCACCGTTTCGCCATTAAATATCACCGCAAGATGCGAAGGGGAAGTTTTCTTTAA